A window of Octopus sinensis unplaced genomic scaffold, ASM634580v1 Contig07101, whole genome shotgun sequence contains these coding sequences:
- the LOC118761063 gene encoding uncharacterized protein LOC118761063 encodes MEVYTLNVSVVGKRDLAAQLEAGLDNAGHKASTPKHSVLNKGENRSWFIWKRLQGKSSFHSGLSNGRRGDLRPQVNVSQKQRRLAVDPTRNQHDDQVQACERGRVLRSVLVEKTIVDFYGILRWGTFQRDCELPGTTRRIRNSLFHQMCRGGLELHSPAKKRPPRHQSKLTNIPGGQYIVDHRRNG; translated from the exons ATGGAAGTGTACACCCTCAATGTCAGTGTGGTGGGCAAACGAGATCTTGCAGCCCAATTGGAGGCTGGACTCGACAATGCGGGACACAAAG CTTCAACACCCAAACACAGCGTACTCAATAAAGGAGAAAATAGGAGCTGGTTCATATGGAAGCGTCTTCAAGGTAAGTCCTCATTTCACTCAGGCCTTTCGAATGGCCGACGGGGTGACCTGCGCCCTCAAGTCAATGTCAGTCAAAAACAGCGGCGACTTGCTGTTGATCCGACAAGAAATCAACACGATGATCAGGTGCAGGCATGTGAACGTGGTCGAGTTCTACGAAGTGTTCTTGTG GAGAAAACAATTGTGGATTTCTATGGAATTCTGCGGTGGGGGACCTTTCAACGAGATTGTGAATTGCCTGGGACCACTCGACGAATCAGAAATAGCTTATTCCATCAAATGTGTCGTGGAGGGCTTGAACTACATTCACCAGCAAAAAAACGTCCACCGAGACATCAAAGTAAGTTGACTAATATTCCAGGGGGCCAATATATTGTTGACCACAGACGGAACGGTTAA
- the LOC118761062 gene encoding uncharacterized protein LOC118761062 has protein sequence MVGWLFGVEVEVSEECVEDNSMVVLTLEAREATWLHRRRSDRLDVVQTSKRVCQDGPPLIRPSLSNADFRQIAMTPRPGSTVPTKKTPAEGGRRQLIEDSKLLGGDMEHTHLVKGLDYAFLEKVRSEIFHKDESPRTNSSQIVITKLVQILKELREGTRRPRNTGKVESPQKECPPVVETKSGECIFDDCGEYDSTARGVVVAKKSRSYFDRPEEMKEAPVNLFKHLKDPRPVTAHSEQSNYAECYPAYVPFRIADITRLWMSW, from the exons atggttggttggttgtttggaGTTGAGGTGGAAGTGAGCGAGGAGTGTGTGGAGGATAACTCGATGGTTGTGCTCACCCTCGAGGCACGTGAGGCCACCTGGCTTCATCGCAGACGGTCGGACAGGCTGGATGTAGTTCAGACTTCCAAGAGAGTGTGTCAGGATGGTCCTCCTCTCATTAG ACCAAGCCTATCCAACGCTGACTTCCGCCAAATTGCAATGACTCCGAGACCTGGGTCGACTGTCCCCACAAAGAAAACCCCTGC AGAGGGGGGACGAAGGCAGTTGATTGAGGACTCCAAGTTGCTGGGTGGGGACATGGAGCACACACATCTCGTGAAAGGACTCGATTATGCCTTTTTGGAGAAAGTCCGGTCGGAAATATTCCACAAAGACGAGTCCCCGAG GACTAATTCCAGCCAGATTGTCATCACTAAACTCGTCCAAATTCTCAAGGAACTGCGGGAAGGAACTCGTCGGCCCAGAAACACGGGGAAAGTGGAGTCGCCCCAGAAGGAGTGTCCTCCTGTGGTGGAGACCAAGTCAGGTGAGTGTATATTCGACGACTGCGGGGAGTACGACAGCACTGCCCGGGGAGTAGTCGTGGCCAAGAAGTCGAGGTCATATTTCGACCGGCCTGAGGAAATGAAGGAGGCCCCCGTTAATCTGTTCAAACACCTGAAGGACCCCCGACCGGTCACTGCACATTCTGAGCAGAGTAACTACGCCGAGTGCTACCCTGCGTACGTTCCTTTCCGTATTGCAGATATTACGAGACTGTGGATGTCCTGGTGA